From a single Rosa rugosa chromosome 7, drRosRugo1.1, whole genome shotgun sequence genomic region:
- the LOC133720558 gene encoding D-lactate dehydrogenase [cytochrome], mitochondrial isoform X1, whose protein sequence is MAMSSWFSRLRYSSKSLFNSTPPLLRSSFSTKLITTPTPTANSGSPFPFWSLPIAVAAGSLALYPQSNPSLCQAPNANARTEFVVEGLHKEVPQELINELKAVCKDNMTVDYEERYNHGKPQNSFHKAVNIPDLVVFAQSEEEVCKIVKLCDKHKVPIVPYGGATSIEGHTLSPHGGVCIDMSSMKNVKALHVEDMDVIVEPGIGWMELNEYLEPYGLFFPLDPGPGATIGGMCATRCSGSLAVRYGTMRDNVISLKAVLANGEVVKTASRARKSAAGYDLTRLMIGSEGTLGVITEVTLRLQKIPQYSVVAMCNFPSIKDAADVAIATMLSGIQVSRVELLDEVQVRAINIANGKNLPETPTLMFEFIGTEAYSREQTQIVQKIVSEHNGSDFVYAEDPDTKKELWKIRKEALWACFAMEPDFEAMISDVCVPLSCLAELISRSKQELDASELVCTVIAHAGDGNFHTVILFDPNKEEHRREAERLNHFMVHTALSMEGTCTGEHGVGTGKMKYLEKELGAEALKTMKRIKVALDPNNIMNPGKLIPSHVCF, encoded by the exons ATGGCCATGTCTTCCTGGTTCTCTCGCTTACGCTATTCCTCAAAGTCCTTGTTCAACTCTACTCCGCCTCTCCTCCGATCCTCCTTCTCCACCAAGCTCATCACAACTCCAACACCAACAGCAAACTCCGGCAGCCCATTTCCGTTTTGGTCTCTTCCAATCGCTGTAGCTGCTGGATCACTCGCCCTCTATCCCCAGTCAAACCCCTCACTCTGCCAAGCTCCCAATGCCAATGCTCG AACCGAGTTTGTGGTCGAAGGCTTACACAAGGAAGTCCCACAAGAACTTATCAATGAATTGAAGGCTGTTTGTAAG GATAACATGACAGTGGATTATGAGGAGAGGTATAACCATGGTAAACCACAAAACAGCTTTCACAAAGCTGTCAACATTCCTGACCTGGTTGTTTTCGCGCA GTCTGAAGAGGAAGTTTGTAAGATAGTCAAGCTATGTGACAAGCACAAG GTCCCCATTGTGCCATATGGTGGAGCGACATCAATCGAGGGTCACACCTTGTCTCCCCATGGAGGTGTTTGCATTGACATGTCATCAATGAAG AATGTCAAAGCTTTACATGTTGAGGACATGGATGTCATTGTTGAACCTGGCATTGGATGGATGGAGCTTAATGAATACTTGGAGCCTTATGGTTTATTCTTTCCCCTGGATCCAG GACCTGGTGCAACAATTGGAGGAATGTGTGCTACACGTTGCTCTGGTTCGTTAGCTGTTAG GTATGGAACAATGCGTGATAATGTCATCAGTCTCAAG GCAGTTCTTGCAAATGGAGAGGTGGTGAAGACTGCATCTCGTGCTCGAAAGAGTGCAGCAGG GTATGATTTGACACGCCTGATGATTGGAAGTGAAGGAACTCTTGGTGTAATTACTGAAGTAACTCTACGACTGCAGAAAATTCCCCAATATTCAGTG GTTGCTATGTGTAATTTCCCTTCAATTAAGGATGCGGCAGATGTTGCTATTGCTACTATGCTGTCTGGAATACAA GTGTCAAGGGTTGAGCTACTGGATGAAGTTCAAGTGAGGGCTATCAATATTGCTAATGGGAAGAATTTGCCAGAAACACCAACTTTGATGTTTGAGTTTATAGGCACAG AGGCCTATTCACGTGAACAAACCCAAATAGTTCAGAAGATTGTGTCTGAACACAATGGCTCAGATTTTGTTTATGCAGAAGACCCTGATACTAAAAAGGAACTCTGGAAG ATAAGGAAGGAAGCACTCTGGGCATGCTTTGCAATGGAACCTGATTTTGAGGCAATGATTTCG GATGTTTGTGTACCTCTATCATGCCTTGCAGAATTGATATCAAGGTCCAAGCAAGAATTGGATGCGTCAGAACTGGTTTG CACAGTTATTGCTCATGCTGGTGATGGGAACTTCCACACAGTGATTCTTTTCGATCCTAACAAAGAAGAACATCGACGAGAAGCAGAGAGATTAAACCATTTTATGGTTCATACTGCCTTGTCAATGGAAG GAACATGTACTGGGGAACATGGTGTTGGCACAGGAAAAATGAAG
- the LOC133720558 gene encoding D-lactate dehydrogenase [cytochrome], mitochondrial isoform X2: protein MAMSSWFSRLRYSSKSLFNSTPPLLRSSFSTKLITTPTPTANSGSPFPFWSLPIAVAAGSLALYPQSNPSLCQAPNANARTEFVVEGLHKEVPQELINELKAVCKDNMTVDYEERYNHGKPQNSFHKAVNIPDLVVFAQSEEEVCKIVKLCDKHKVPIVPYGGATSIEGHTLSPHGGVCIDMSSMKNVKALHVEDMDVIVEPGIGWMELNEYLEPYGLFFPLDPGPGATIGGMCATRCSGSLAVRYGTMRDNVISLKAVLANGEVVKTASRARKSAAGYDLTRLMIGSEGTLGVITEVTLRLQKIPQYSVVAMCNFPSIKDAADVAIATMLSGIQVSRVELLDEVQVRAINIANGKNLPETPTLMFEFIGTEAYSREQTQIVQKIVSEHNGSDFVYAEDPDTKKELWKIRKEALWACFAMEPDFEAMISDVCVPLSCLAELISRSKQELDASELVCTVIAHAGDGNFHTVILFDPNKEEHRREAERLNHFMVHTALSMEVTTEQEHVLGNMVLAQEK from the exons ATGGCCATGTCTTCCTGGTTCTCTCGCTTACGCTATTCCTCAAAGTCCTTGTTCAACTCTACTCCGCCTCTCCTCCGATCCTCCTTCTCCACCAAGCTCATCACAACTCCAACACCAACAGCAAACTCCGGCAGCCCATTTCCGTTTTGGTCTCTTCCAATCGCTGTAGCTGCTGGATCACTCGCCCTCTATCCCCAGTCAAACCCCTCACTCTGCCAAGCTCCCAATGCCAATGCTCG AACCGAGTTTGTGGTCGAAGGCTTACACAAGGAAGTCCCACAAGAACTTATCAATGAATTGAAGGCTGTTTGTAAG GATAACATGACAGTGGATTATGAGGAGAGGTATAACCATGGTAAACCACAAAACAGCTTTCACAAAGCTGTCAACATTCCTGACCTGGTTGTTTTCGCGCA GTCTGAAGAGGAAGTTTGTAAGATAGTCAAGCTATGTGACAAGCACAAG GTCCCCATTGTGCCATATGGTGGAGCGACATCAATCGAGGGTCACACCTTGTCTCCCCATGGAGGTGTTTGCATTGACATGTCATCAATGAAG AATGTCAAAGCTTTACATGTTGAGGACATGGATGTCATTGTTGAACCTGGCATTGGATGGATGGAGCTTAATGAATACTTGGAGCCTTATGGTTTATTCTTTCCCCTGGATCCAG GACCTGGTGCAACAATTGGAGGAATGTGTGCTACACGTTGCTCTGGTTCGTTAGCTGTTAG GTATGGAACAATGCGTGATAATGTCATCAGTCTCAAG GCAGTTCTTGCAAATGGAGAGGTGGTGAAGACTGCATCTCGTGCTCGAAAGAGTGCAGCAGG GTATGATTTGACACGCCTGATGATTGGAAGTGAAGGAACTCTTGGTGTAATTACTGAAGTAACTCTACGACTGCAGAAAATTCCCCAATATTCAGTG GTTGCTATGTGTAATTTCCCTTCAATTAAGGATGCGGCAGATGTTGCTATTGCTACTATGCTGTCTGGAATACAA GTGTCAAGGGTTGAGCTACTGGATGAAGTTCAAGTGAGGGCTATCAATATTGCTAATGGGAAGAATTTGCCAGAAACACCAACTTTGATGTTTGAGTTTATAGGCACAG AGGCCTATTCACGTGAACAAACCCAAATAGTTCAGAAGATTGTGTCTGAACACAATGGCTCAGATTTTGTTTATGCAGAAGACCCTGATACTAAAAAGGAACTCTGGAAG ATAAGGAAGGAAGCACTCTGGGCATGCTTTGCAATGGAACCTGATTTTGAGGCAATGATTTCG GATGTTTGTGTACCTCTATCATGCCTTGCAGAATTGATATCAAGGTCCAAGCAAGAATTGGATGCGTCAGAACTGGTTTG CACAGTTATTGCTCATGCTGGTGATGGGAACTTCCACACAGTGATTCTTTTCGATCCTAACAAAGAAGAACATCGACGAGAAGCAGAGAGATTAAACCATTTTATGGTTCATACTGCCTTGTCAATGGAAG TGACAACTGAGCAGGAACATGTACTGGGGAACATGGTGTTGGCACAGGAAAAATGA
- the LOC133720559 gene encoding probable E3 ubiquitin-protein ligase BAH1-like encodes MKFGEAFTEYLHNERERYFLEKCSHVEYKRLKKVLKTCQTFHDDEAEQEEASVDPDDQNQLSCQCQSCPVCDQTFFSELMKEASDIAICFNLRARHLLHLHVATGIQRYLLRFRQCFKYDQQAMVEEGRMLIEYATMNALAIRKILKKYDKVHCSENGKHFKSKLQADHVELLQSPWLIELGAFYLNLEGSDGGELNELSSHFSCDLDATPPIMALILPDSLKMEYDLTCAICLETVFNPYALSCGHLFCKSCACSAASVFIFQGPKAADSDSKCPICRETGVYAKAVHMLELDLLLKRRCRDYWKERYTAERTETMKQTKEFWDLQAKYALY; translated from the exons ATGAAATTCGGAGAGGCTTTCACGGAATACCTGCATAACGAACGAGAGCGCTACTTCTTGGAGAAATGCTCGCATGTCGAGTATAAGCGCCTCAAGAAGGTCCTCAAGACTTGTCAGACATTCCATGATGATGAGGCTGAACAAGAAGAGGCGTCTGTTGATCCTGATGATCAAAATCAGCTGTCCTGTCAATGTCAATCTTGCCCTG TGTGTGATCAGACATTCTTCTCAGAGTTGATGAAGGAAGCTTCAGACATAGCTATATGCTTTAATTTGAGAGCCAGACATCTACTCCATCTCCATGTTGCTACTGGAATACAAAGATACTTACTGCGGTTTCGACAATGTTTCAAGTATGATCAACAAGCCATGGTTGAAGAAGGGCGGATGCTGATTGAGTATGCTACAATGAACGCACTTGCTATCAGAAAAATCCTTAAGAAATATGATAAG GTACATTGCTCTGAAAATGGCAAGCATTTCAAATCCAAGTTGCAGGCTGACCATGTTGAGCTTTTGCAATCACCTTGGCTTATAGAACTAGGTGCCTTTTATTTGAATCTTGAGGGATCGGATGGTGGAGAGCTTAATGAGCTTTCTAGTCACTTTTCTTGTGATCTTGATGCAACACCACCGATAATGGCTTTGATTCTTCCCGACTCTCTAAAGATGGAATACGATCTGACTTGTGCTATATGTTTG GAGACTGTATTTAACCCATATGCTTTGAGCTGTGGTCACCTTTTCTGCAAGTCTTGTGCTTGCTCAGCTGCTTCTGTGTTTATCTTCCAAGGCCCAAAAGCTGCAGACTCAGATTCAAAGTGCCCAATATGCAGAGAG ACTGGAGTGTATGCTAAAGCAGTGCATATGTTAGAACTAGACCTGCTCCTGAAAAGAAG GTGCAGAGACTATTGGAAAGAGAGGTATACTGCAGAACGTACAGAGACGATGAAGCAAACTAAGGAGTTTTGGGATTTACAAGCCAAATATGCACTGTATTGA